The following are from one region of the Natronocella acetinitrilica genome:
- a CDS encoding HAMP domain-containing protein has protein sequence MRRSRIFGGSHEARGMRALPLVLRVGLSLGAIAGLALFTMIASIMIADTARDDAAAINQAGSLRMQTYRMLNLARQGDEQQGLQEAMNHFERNLKSPALQAELVDSDSALARKHGEITGLWTNQLQPALKNDEANAATAADAFVAELNTLVATLQQHAETRIELLRLIQGIAIFLTIALVFATMYSLNTGLVGPLRELKRAAVRVRRGDMSVRVTHTGEDELGAMGRAFNTMAESLEGMHGQLERDVRVKTQHLRRSNEALKLLYELARSMTPDGPEARNLQRTITRLAEVVGTGTVWLCLNGEGQSGDQWICSDSGERDASAMPSHRPGRPGKGSEPGEIHVPLLDGETRLGALFVQHGPGDIPEPWKLRLLEAVADQIATGLARGRQSREQRRLSLLEERAIIARELHDSLAQSLSYLKIQLSRLQTLEQRQEHDRIPAVLAELRHGLNAAYRHLRDLIANFRLSVDEPDLETALKATVREFARQGGIPVGLDIRMNGHRLDANAEVHLIHVAREALTNVLHHANAREAAVTLTLSQERGIELLIDDDGCGIPEHYERVHHFGTRIMQERARHLGGLCSVETRPGGGTRVRLQCPLDTDTEARTGTNA, from the coding sequence ATGAGACGAAGCCGAATCTTTGGGGGTAGTCACGAAGCACGGGGTATGCGGGCGCTGCCGCTGGTCCTGCGGGTGGGGCTATCGCTGGGCGCCATCGCCGGGCTGGCGCTGTTCACCATGATCGCCTCCATCATGATTGCCGACACCGCCAGGGATGATGCCGCCGCCATCAACCAGGCCGGTTCGCTGCGCATGCAGACTTACCGAATGCTGAACCTGGCTCGTCAGGGTGATGAACAGCAGGGGCTGCAAGAGGCCATGAACCACTTCGAACGCAATCTCAAGTCACCGGCCCTGCAGGCCGAGCTTGTCGACAGCGATTCGGCGCTGGCGCGGAAGCATGGTGAGATCACCGGGCTGTGGACGAACCAGCTGCAACCAGCCCTGAAAAACGACGAGGCGAACGCGGCAACCGCGGCAGACGCCTTCGTGGCAGAGCTGAATACGCTGGTAGCGACTCTGCAGCAACACGCGGAGACCCGTATTGAACTGCTGCGCCTGATCCAGGGCATCGCAATCTTTCTCACCATTGCCCTGGTCTTTGCCACCATGTACAGCCTGAATACCGGGCTCGTCGGCCCCCTGCGCGAACTGAAACGGGCCGCCGTGCGGGTCCGCCGGGGGGATATGTCCGTGCGGGTCACCCACACCGGCGAAGACGAACTGGGCGCCATGGGGCGTGCCTTTAACACCATGGCGGAAAGCCTGGAGGGCATGCACGGCCAGCTTGAGCGGGACGTCCGCGTCAAGACGCAACACCTGCGGCGCAGCAACGAGGCGCTGAAGCTGCTCTACGAACTGGCCCGCAGCATGACGCCCGACGGGCCGGAAGCCCGTAACCTGCAACGCACGATCACGCGCCTGGCGGAGGTCGTCGGCACCGGCACGGTGTGGCTCTGCCTGAACGGCGAGGGGCAGAGCGGCGACCAGTGGATTTGCAGTGACAGTGGCGAGCGGGACGCAAGCGCCATGCCCAGCCACAGGCCCGGACGACCTGGCAAGGGCAGTGAGCCCGGCGAGATTCACGTTCCCCTGCTGGACGGCGAAACTCGGCTCGGCGCGCTGTTCGTGCAGCATGGCCCCGGCGACATCCCTGAGCCGTGGAAGCTGCGACTGCTCGAGGCCGTGGCCGACCAGATTGCCACCGGGCTTGCCCGGGGGCGGCAGTCACGGGAGCAGCGGCGACTGTCACTGCTGGAAGAGCGCGCCATCATCGCCCGGGAGTTGCATGACTCCCTGGCCCAGTCCCTGTCCTACCTCAAGATTCAGCTCTCCCGGCTGCAGACCCTGGAACAGCGACAGGAGCATGACCGGATTCCGGCGGTGCTCGCCGAGCTGCGCCATGGACTTAACGCAGCCTATCGCCACCTGCGCGATCTCATCGCCAACTTCCGCCTGTCGGTGGATGAACCGGACCTGGAGACGGCGCTAAAGGCAACCGTGCGGGAATTCGCACGACAGGGCGGCATCCCCGTCGGGCTGGACATCCGCATGAATGGTCACCGCCTCGATGCCAACGCCGAGGTGCACCTGATTCACGTCGCCCGGGAGGCACTGACCAATGTGCTGCACCATGCCAATGCCCGCGAGGCCGCCGTCACCCTGACGCTCAGCCAGGAGCGTGGTATCGAACTGCTCATCGACGACGACGGCTGTGGCATACCGGAGCACTACGAGCGCGTTCATCACTTCGGCACCCGCATCATGCAGGAACGGGCACGCCATCTCGGCGGGCTGTGCAGCGTCGAGACCCGCCCTGGTGGCGGAACCCGCGTTCGGCTGCAGTGCCCGCTGGACACGGATACGGAAGCACGCACCGGGACCAACGCATGA
- the narH gene encoding nitrate reductase subunit beta produces MKVRAQIGKVLNLDKCIGCHTCSVTCKNVWTSREGMEYAWFNNVETKPGIGYPKDWENQDKWKGGWSLRKGDLQPKAGGKWRIFANLFANPDLPGIDDYYEPFNYDYQRLHNAPDSKHQPVAKPFSALTGQPMDKIEWGPNWEEILGGEFAKRSKDYNFKDVEKQMYGQFENTFMMYLPRLCEHCLNPTCVASCPSGAIYKREEDGIVLIDQDKCRGWRMCVSGCPYKKIYYNWQSGKSEKCTFCFPRIEVGQPTVCSETCVGRIRYLGVVLYDADLIKEAASTASEQDLYEQQMRIFLDPHDPAVIEAARKEGIPDDWLEAAKRSAVYKMAMDWKVAFPLHPEYRTLPMVWYIPPLSPIQSAADAGAIETNGLIPDVKSLRIPVKYLANMLTAGDERPVIKALERMLAMRHFKRSQTVDGEPDYSVLERVGLSEEMVEDMYRIMAIANYEDRFDIPTAKRELSLDDAYGERAGCGFSFGDGCQTASTGSTPTDIFGGKRASRRAFPAKVEFKTRKPETEREES; encoded by the coding sequence ATGAAAGTCCGCGCACAGATTGGAAAGGTACTGAATCTCGACAAATGCATCGGCTGCCATACCTGCTCCGTGACCTGCAAGAACGTGTGGACGTCGCGCGAGGGCATGGAGTACGCCTGGTTCAACAACGTCGAGACCAAGCCCGGCATCGGCTACCCGAAGGATTGGGAGAACCAGGACAAGTGGAAAGGCGGCTGGAGCCTGCGCAAGGGGGATCTGCAGCCCAAGGCGGGTGGCAAGTGGCGGATATTCGCCAATCTCTTCGCCAACCCGGATCTGCCCGGCATCGACGACTACTACGAGCCGTTCAACTACGACTACCAGCGGCTGCACAACGCACCAGACTCCAAGCACCAGCCGGTAGCCAAGCCCTTCTCGGCGCTCACCGGGCAGCCCATGGACAAGATCGAGTGGGGACCGAACTGGGAGGAGATCCTCGGCGGCGAGTTCGCCAAGCGGTCGAAGGACTACAACTTCAAGGACGTGGAAAAGCAGATGTACGGGCAGTTCGAAAACACCTTCATGATGTACCTGCCCCGGCTCTGCGAGCACTGCCTGAACCCCACCTGCGTGGCGTCCTGCCCCTCCGGCGCGATCTACAAGCGGGAGGAAGACGGCATCGTTCTCATCGACCAGGACAAATGCCGCGGCTGGCGCATGTGCGTCTCCGGCTGTCCCTACAAGAAGATCTACTATAACTGGCAATCTGGAAAGTCGGAGAAGTGCACCTTCTGTTTCCCGCGCATCGAGGTGGGCCAGCCCACGGTGTGTTCCGAGACCTGTGTAGGGCGGATTCGCTACCTGGGCGTTGTGCTCTACGACGCGGACCTGATCAAGGAAGCGGCTTCAACTGCCTCCGAGCAGGATCTCTACGAGCAGCAGATGCGCATCTTCCTTGATCCCCACGACCCGGCGGTGATCGAGGCGGCGCGCAAGGAAGGCATCCCCGACGACTGGCTCGAGGCGGCCAAGCGCTCCGCGGTCTACAAGATGGCCATGGACTGGAAGGTGGCCTTCCCGCTGCACCCGGAGTACCGCACCCTGCCCATGGTCTGGTACATCCCGCCCCTCTCGCCCATCCAGTCGGCGGCGGATGCCGGGGCCATCGAGACCAATGGCCTGATCCCGGATGTGAAGTCCCTGCGTATCCCCGTCAAGTACCTGGCCAACATGCTCACCGCTGGCGATGAACGGCCCGTGATCAAGGCCCTGGAGCGCATGCTGGCCATGCGTCACTTCAAGCGCAGCCAGACCGTGGATGGCGAGCCTGACTACAGCGTGCTGGAGCGGGTCGGCCTCAGCGAGGAGATGGTGGAGGACATGTACCGGATCATGGCCATCGCCAACTACGAGGACCGTTTCGACATCCCCACGGCGAAGCGTGAGCTGTCCCTGGATGACGCCTACGGGGAGCGGGCGGGCTGTGGCTTCAGCTTCGGTGATGGTTGTCAGACCGCCAGCACCGGGTCCACGCCGACGGACATTTTCGGTGGCAAGCGGGCCAGCCGGCGGGCATTTCCTGCCAAGGTCGAATTCAAGACCCGCAAGCCGGAAACCGAGCGGGAGGAGTCGTGA
- a CDS encoding MFS transporter has product MVSDRRKQLSVLTANTGAFTICFAIWVVFGVIGNPIADEMGLNETQFGILTAIPILTGSLIRLPLGMLADRIGGRPVFAATMLATVIPMYLLQFATAYWQLLVLGALIGVAGGSFSVGIAYTARFFPREQQGFAMGIFGAGNAGAALTKYVAPTIVVIWGWQAVPSVYALAMLVTVVLFWIFTYPEPERAQVGQATFGEQLSLLRDPKVWKYCQYYSVVFGGYVALSLYLTRYYIMEYGIGLQLAALIATIFVLPSGVVRAFGGWLSDRFGAHTVTWWCMWSSFVCLFVMSYPYTEYAVYQRDGTAVTFSFGVNVWLFTALLFVVGIAWGVGKASVFKYISDDYDRNIGVVSGIVGLAGGLGGFLLPIMFGALVDVTGVSSTVFMLLFGVTGVSLIWMWWTERRAIVIQRAQLGDADYLADRTL; this is encoded by the coding sequence ATGGTTTCGGATCGCCGCAAGCAACTGTCCGTGCTCACCGCCAACACCGGCGCCTTTACCATCTGTTTCGCGATCTGGGTGGTTTTCGGTGTCATCGGTAACCCCATCGCCGACGAAATGGGTCTGAATGAGACCCAGTTCGGCATTCTTACGGCCATCCCCATACTCACCGGCTCACTGATCCGGCTGCCGCTGGGCATGCTGGCGGATCGCATCGGCGGGCGGCCGGTGTTCGCCGCCACCATGCTGGCCACCGTCATTCCCATGTACCTGCTCCAGTTTGCAACGGCCTACTGGCAGTTGCTCGTGCTCGGCGCCCTCATCGGCGTCGCTGGTGGTTCCTTCTCGGTGGGTATCGCCTACACGGCGCGCTTCTTTCCCCGGGAGCAGCAGGGTTTCGCCATGGGGATCTTCGGCGCTGGCAACGCCGGGGCGGCGCTGACCAAGTACGTGGCGCCGACCATCGTGGTGATCTGGGGCTGGCAGGCGGTGCCGAGCGTCTACGCGCTGGCCATGCTGGTCACGGTGGTGCTGTTCTGGATCTTCACCTACCCGGAGCCGGAGCGCGCCCAGGTGGGTCAGGCCACCTTCGGCGAACAGCTCTCGCTGCTGCGCGACCCCAAGGTGTGGAAGTACTGCCAGTACTACTCGGTGGTGTTCGGTGGCTACGTCGCACTGTCCCTGTACCTGACCCGCTACTACATCATGGAATACGGCATCGGCCTGCAGCTTGCCGCCCTGATCGCCACCATCTTCGTGCTGCCCTCGGGTGTGGTCCGCGCGTTCGGTGGCTGGCTGTCCGACCGCTTCGGCGCCCACACCGTGACCTGGTGGTGCATGTGGTCGAGCTTCGTCTGCCTGTTCGTCATGTCGTATCCGTACACCGAGTACGCGGTGTATCAGCGCGACGGCACGGCGGTGACCTTCTCCTTCGGCGTCAACGTCTGGCTGTTCACGGCGCTGCTGTTCGTCGTCGGCATTGCCTGGGGTGTCGGCAAGGCCTCGGTGTTCAAGTACATCTCCGACGACTACGACCGCAACATCGGCGTGGTCTCGGGCATCGTCGGTCTGGCCGGCGGGCTCGGCGGCTTCCTGCTGCCCATCATGTTCGGCGCCCTGGTGGACGTCACCGGGGTCTCCAGCACCGTCTTCATGCTGCTGTTCGGCGTCACCGGCGTGTCTCTGATCTGGATGTGGTGGACCGAGCGCCGCGCCATCGTGATTCAGCGCGCGCAACTGGGCGATGCCGACTACCTCGCCGACCGGACTCTCTAG
- a CDS encoding NarK family nitrate/nitrite MFS transporter: MASTSTTAKQTGPGRVIDDWSPEDKTFWQETGKRVANRNLWISIPCLLLAFAVWMVWSVVVVNLPRVGFEYTTNQLFWLASLPGLSGATLRIFYSFMVPIFGGRRWTAISTASLLLPALGIGFATQNPDTPFWVMALLAVLCGFGGGNFASSMANISFFFPKAEKGTALGLNAGLGNLGVSIVQFVVPLVIVAGVFGAFGGEPLTYEHGDVTRPMWLQNAGFIWVPFLVLAALAAWFGMNDLANARASFREQAIIFKRKHNWIMCWLYLGTFGSFIGYSAGFPMLINSQFPAVDGTQFAFLGPLVGALIRPVGGWMSDKWGGAKVTFWNFVVMALAVVGVMWFLPSAAGPGNFWGFFAMFMVLFLTTGIGNGSTFRMIPVIFMTERLRDVEGKGEAAEKQAVIDANKEAAAVLGFTSAIGAYGAFFIPRSYGTSISLTGGVEGALWVFIAFYVSCIAITWWYYSRRNAPVPC; encoded by the coding sequence ATGGCAAGCACTTCGACCACTGCCAAACAGACCGGACCGGGACGCGTCATCGACGACTGGAGCCCGGAGGACAAGACTTTCTGGCAGGAGACCGGCAAGCGGGTGGCCAACCGCAACCTGTGGATCTCCATCCCCTGCCTGCTGCTGGCCTTCGCCGTGTGGATGGTGTGGTCGGTGGTGGTGGTGAACCTGCCCCGGGTGGGCTTCGAGTACACCACCAACCAGTTGTTCTGGCTGGCCTCGCTGCCGGGGCTCTCCGGCGCCACGCTGCGGATTTTCTACTCCTTCATGGTGCCGATTTTCGGCGGTCGCCGCTGGACCGCCATCAGCACCGCCTCGCTGCTGCTCCCGGCGCTGGGCATCGGCTTTGCCACCCAGAATCCGGACACCCCCTTCTGGGTCATGGCACTGCTGGCGGTGCTCTGTGGATTCGGCGGCGGCAACTTCGCCTCCAGCATGGCCAACATCTCATTTTTCTTCCCCAAGGCGGAAAAGGGCACGGCGCTGGGCCTGAACGCGGGCCTGGGGAACCTGGGGGTGAGCATCGTGCAGTTCGTGGTGCCGCTGGTGATCGTGGCCGGCGTGTTCGGCGCCTTCGGCGGCGAGCCGCTGACCTACGAGCACGGTGATGTCACCCGGCCCATGTGGCTGCAGAACGCGGGTTTCATCTGGGTGCCGTTCCTGGTGCTGGCGGCGCTGGCCGCCTGGTTCGGCATGAATGACCTGGCCAATGCCCGGGCCTCGTTCCGGGAGCAGGCCATCATCTTCAAGCGCAAGCACAACTGGATCATGTGCTGGCTCTACCTCGGCACCTTCGGCTCCTTCATCGGCTATTCCGCCGGCTTCCCCATGCTCATCAACAGCCAGTTCCCGGCGGTGGACGGCACCCAGTTCGCCTTCCTCGGGCCGCTGGTGGGTGCGTTGATCCGCCCCGTGGGCGGCTGGATGTCGGACAAGTGGGGCGGTGCCAAGGTCACCTTCTGGAACTTCGTGGTGATGGCCCTGGCGGTGGTGGGGGTGATGTGGTTTTTGCCCAGTGCCGCCGGTCCGGGCAATTTCTGGGGCTTTTTCGCCATGTTCATGGTGCTGTTCCTCACCACCGGCATCGGCAACGGCTCCACCTTCCGCATGATCCCCGTGATCTTCATGACCGAGCGCCTGCGCGACGTCGAGGGCAAGGGCGAGGCCGCCGAGAAACAGGCGGTGATCGACGCCAACAAGGAGGCCGCCGCCGTGCTCGGCTTCACTTCCGCCATCGGCGCCTACGGCGCGTTCTTCATTCCCCGCAGCTACGGCACCTCGATCTCGCTGACCGGCGGTGTCGAGGGGGCGCTCTGGGTATTCATCGCCTTTTACGTCAGCTGCATTGCAATCACCTGGTGGTACTACTCGCGCCGCAACGCGCCGGTGCCCTGCTGA
- a CDS encoding nitrate reductase subunit alpha produces MSFFLDRLTFFQRVEGEFSDGHGVTTGDSRRWEDAYRSRWQHDKVVRSTHGVNCTGACSWKIYLKNGLVTWETQQTDYPRTRPDMPNHEPRGCARGASYSWYIYSANRLKHPMVRGHLLRLWREALQRHDDPVDAWASIVEDPEKSRQYKSRRGKGGLVRSTWDEVNRMIAAANVYTARKYGPDRIIGFSPIPAMSMVSYAAGSRYLSLIGGVCMSFYDWYCDLPPSSPQTWGEQTDVPESADWYNSSFIMMWGSNVPQTRTPDAHFMTEVRYKGAKIVTVCPDYSEASKFGDLWLAPRQGTDAALAMAFGHVILKEFHVDKPSAYFTDYARKYTDMPCLVRLDKTDKGYQAGRLLRASDFDKSLGQKNNPEWKTVAFDEKSGKVVVPNGAIGFRWGEDGRWNLEEKEAGGKKTQLQLSHLEGRDDVADVGFPYFGGKEHELGRFTPNPQEDVIYRKVPVRRIQLADGEEVLVASVFDLITAHYGVDRGLDCPNTPSSYDDNLPYTPAWQEQITGVKPQHVISVAREFARNADKTQGKSMIILGAGLNHWYHMDMNYRGIINMLVFCGCIGQSGGGWAHYVGQEKLRPQTGWQPLAFALDWARPPRHMNSTSFFYAHTDQWRYEKLHVSDMLSPLADASQFQGSMIDFNVRAERMGWLPSAPQLAANPLEVARQAAEAGKEPKDYVVEQLKSGRLAMACEDPDNPVNFPRNLFIWRSNLLGSSGKGHEYFLKHLLGTAHGVQGKDLGEEGEEKPMEVVWRDENTDGKLDLLVTLDFRMSTTCLYSDVVLPTATWYEKNDLNTSDMHPFIHPLSEAVSPCWESRSDWDIYKGIARTFSELAPNHLGKETDIVALPILHDSPAELAQPFDVQEWRKGECEPIPGKTMPNLVAVERDYPNVYARFTALGPLMDKIGNGGKGIAWNTEHEVKLLGDLNGRHLGEGVNRGMARIETAIDAAEVIMTLAPETNGEVAVKAWAALGKQTGRDHTHLALPREDDKIRFRDIVAQPRKIISSPTWSGLESEHVSYNAGYTNVHELIPWRTLTGRQQLYQDHKWMRAFGEGFVLYKPPVNMRTTQSIQGVRGNGNEEIALNWITPHQKWGIHSTYSENLLMLTLSRGGPCVWMSETDAQKVGIVDNDWIECFNSNGALVARAVVSQRVPEGMVMMYHAQEKLVNTPGSEISGERGGIHNSVTRAVLKPTHMIGGYAQLSYGFNYYGTVGSNRDEFVVLRKMNRVDWLEGDDESIYQAEEQA; encoded by the coding sequence ATGAGTTTCTTTCTCGACCGACTGACCTTTTTCCAGCGTGTGGAGGGTGAGTTCTCCGACGGCCACGGTGTGACCACCGGGGATTCCCGCCGCTGGGAGGACGCCTACCGCAGCCGCTGGCAGCACGACAAGGTGGTGCGCTCCACCCACGGGGTCAACTGCACTGGCGCCTGCAGCTGGAAGATCTACCTCAAGAATGGCCTGGTGACCTGGGAGACCCAGCAGACCGATTACCCCCGCACCCGGCCCGACATGCCCAACCACGAGCCACGGGGCTGCGCCCGGGGGGCGAGCTACTCCTGGTACATCTACAGCGCCAACCGTCTCAAGCACCCCATGGTGCGGGGCCATCTGCTGCGGCTGTGGCGCGAGGCGCTGCAGCGTCACGACGACCCGGTGGACGCCTGGGCCTCCATCGTCGAGGACCCGGAAAAGAGCCGGCAGTACAAGTCGCGCCGGGGCAAGGGCGGGCTGGTGCGCTCCACCTGGGACGAGGTCAACCGGATGATTGCCGCCGCCAACGTCTACACGGCGCGCAAGTACGGCCCGGACCGCATCATCGGCTTCTCGCCGATCCCCGCCATGTCCATGGTGTCCTACGCCGCCGGCTCGCGGTACCTGTCGCTGATCGGCGGGGTCTGCATGAGCTTTTACGACTGGTACTGCGACCTGCCCCCCAGCTCGCCGCAGACCTGGGGCGAGCAGACCGACGTGCCGGAGTCCGCCGACTGGTACAACTCAAGCTTCATCATGATGTGGGGCTCCAACGTGCCCCAGACCCGCACCCCCGACGCCCACTTCATGACCGAGGTGCGCTACAAGGGCGCGAAGATCGTCACTGTCTGCCCGGACTACTCCGAGGCTTCCAAGTTCGGCGACCTGTGGCTGGCGCCGAGGCAGGGCACCGACGCCGCCCTGGCCATGGCCTTCGGCCACGTGATCCTCAAGGAATTCCACGTCGACAAGCCCAGCGCCTACTTCACCGACTACGCCCGCAAGTACACCGACATGCCCTGCCTGGTGCGGCTGGACAAGACCGACAAGGGCTACCAGGCGGGCCGGCTGCTGCGCGCCTCGGACTTCGACAAGTCCCTGGGGCAGAAGAACAACCCCGAGTGGAAGACGGTGGCCTTCGACGAGAAGAGCGGCAAGGTGGTGGTGCCCAACGGCGCCATCGGCTTCCGCTGGGGCGAGGACGGCCGCTGGAACCTGGAAGAGAAGGAGGCCGGCGGCAAGAAGACACAGCTCCAGCTTTCCCATCTGGAGGGCAGGGACGACGTGGCCGACGTCGGCTTCCCCTACTTCGGCGGCAAGGAGCATGAGCTCGGCCGCTTCACCCCCAACCCCCAGGAGGACGTGATCTACCGCAAGGTGCCGGTGCGCCGGATCCAGCTCGCCGACGGCGAGGAGGTGCTGGTGGCCTCGGTGTTCGACCTGATCACCGCCCACTACGGTGTGGATCGCGGGTTGGACTGCCCGAACACGCCGAGCAGCTATGACGATAACCTGCCCTATACCCCGGCCTGGCAGGAGCAGATTACCGGGGTCAAGCCGCAGCACGTGATCAGCGTGGCCCGGGAGTTCGCCCGCAACGCCGACAAGACCCAGGGCAAGTCCATGATCATTCTCGGTGCCGGCCTCAACCACTGGTACCACATGGACATGAATTACCGCGGCATCATCAACATGCTGGTGTTCTGCGGGTGCATTGGCCAGAGCGGCGGTGGCTGGGCCCACTACGTGGGACAGGAAAAGCTGCGGCCGCAGACCGGCTGGCAGCCGCTTGCCTTCGCCCTGGACTGGGCGCGGCCACCGCGGCACATGAATTCCACCTCGTTTTTCTACGCCCACACGGACCAGTGGCGCTACGAGAAGCTCCACGTCTCCGACATGCTCTCGCCGCTGGCTGACGCCTCCCAGTTCCAGGGCAGCATGATCGACTTCAATGTCCGCGCCGAGCGCATGGGCTGGCTGCCATCGGCACCCCAACTCGCCGCCAACCCGCTGGAGGTGGCGCGACAGGCAGCGGAGGCCGGCAAGGAGCCGAAGGACTACGTGGTGGAGCAGCTCAAGAGCGGTCGCCTGGCCATGGCCTGCGAGGATCCCGACAACCCGGTGAACTTCCCCCGCAACCTGTTCATCTGGCGCTCCAACCTGCTTGGCTCCAGTGGCAAGGGCCATGAGTACTTCCTCAAGCACCTGCTGGGCACGGCCCATGGTGTCCAGGGCAAGGATCTGGGCGAGGAGGGCGAGGAAAAGCCCATGGAAGTGGTGTGGCGGGACGAGAACACCGACGGGAAGCTGGATCTGCTGGTGACACTGGACTTCCGCATGTCCACCACCTGCCTTTACTCCGACGTGGTGCTACCGACCGCCACCTGGTACGAGAAGAACGATCTCAATACTTCGGACATGCACCCGTTCATTCACCCGCTGTCCGAGGCGGTGAGCCCCTGCTGGGAGTCCCGCAGTGACTGGGACATCTACAAGGGTATTGCCCGGACATTCTCCGAGCTTGCGCCGAATCACCTGGGCAAGGAAACCGATATCGTTGCCCTGCCCATCCTCCACGACAGCCCGGCGGAGCTGGCGCAGCCCTTCGATGTGCAGGAATGGCGCAAGGGCGAATGCGAGCCCATCCCCGGCAAGACCATGCCAAACCTGGTGGCGGTGGAGCGCGACTACCCCAACGTCTACGCCCGGTTCACCGCCCTTGGGCCGCTGATGGACAAGATCGGCAATGGCGGCAAGGGGATTGCCTGGAATACAGAGCACGAGGTGAAGCTGCTGGGCGATCTCAACGGCCGTCACCTGGGCGAGGGGGTGAACCGCGGCATGGCGCGCATCGAGACGGCCATCGACGCCGCCGAGGTCATCATGACCCTCGCGCCGGAGACCAACGGCGAGGTGGCGGTGAAGGCATGGGCGGCGCTCGGCAAACAGACCGGGCGGGATCACACCCACCTGGCCCTGCCCCGGGAGGACGACAAGATCCGCTTCCGGGACATCGTCGCCCAGCCGCGCAAGATCATCTCCTCGCCCACCTGGTCGGGACTGGAATCCGAGCATGTGTCCTACAACGCCGGCTACACCAACGTCCACGAGCTGATTCCCTGGCGCACCCTCACCGGCCGCCAGCAGCTCTACCAGGATCACAAGTGGATGCGTGCTTTCGGCGAGGGCTTCGTGCTCTACAAGCCACCGGTGAATATGCGCACCACCCAGAGCATCCAGGGGGTGCGGGGCAACGGTAACGAGGAGATTGCGCTGAACTGGATCACGCCCCACCAGAAGTGGGGTATCCACAGCACCTACAGCGAAAACCTGCTGATGCTGACGTTGTCTCGCGGCGGCCCCTGCGTATGGATGAGCGAGACCGACGCCCAGAAGGTCGGGATCGTCGATAACGACTGGATCGAGTGCTTCAACAGCAACGGTGCCCTGGTGGCCCGGGCGGTGGTCAGCCAGCGGGTGCCCGAAGGCATGGTGATGATGTACCACGCCCAGGAGAAGCTGGTGAACACCCCCGGATCGGAGATCAGCGGCGAGCGGGGCGGTATCCACAACTCCGTGACCCGGGCCGTGCTCAAGCCCACCCACATGATCGGCGGTTACGCCCAGCTCAGCTACGGCTTCAACTACTACGGCACTGTCGGTTCCAACCGGGACGAGTTCGTGGTGCTGCGCAAGATGAACCGGGTCGACTGGCTGGAAGGCGACGACGAAAGCATTTACCAGGCGGAGGAGCAGGCATGA
- the narL gene encoding two-component system response regulator NarL, giving the protein MTRTPIRVLVVDDHPLLRRGVEQLLELEADFEHVGEASSGEDALPLARETRPDLILLDLDMRGLGGVATLAALREAGVNARVVMLTVSDRSADVVAALRAGADGYLLKDMEPEQLLERLRQVAAGGMVVSERLAGALAQALQPPSKPHNGEDHLTGREQEILGHIARGLSNKMIARELDVTEGTIKVHVKNLLKKLGLRSRVEAAVWAVNRGAG; this is encoded by the coding sequence ATGACAAGGACACCGATCCGGGTGCTCGTGGTGGATGACCACCCCCTGCTCCGCCGTGGTGTGGAGCAATTGCTGGAACTGGAAGCCGACTTCGAGCACGTGGGCGAGGCCAGCAGTGGCGAGGATGCGCTACCCCTGGCCCGGGAGACGCGCCCGGATCTCATCCTGCTGGACCTGGACATGCGCGGGCTGGGCGGGGTGGCTACGCTGGCGGCGCTGCGCGAGGCGGGCGTCAATGCACGGGTGGTGATGCTGACCGTCTCCGACCGATCGGCCGATGTGGTGGCGGCGCTGCGGGCCGGCGCCGACGGCTACCTGCTCAAGGACATGGAGCCGGAACAATTGCTGGAGCGCCTGCGCCAGGTGGCGGCCGGCGGCATGGTGGTGAGCGAACGGCTGGCCGGCGCCCTCGCCCAGGCACTGCAGCCCCCGAGCAAACCCCATAACGGAGAGGACCACCTCACCGGTCGCGAGCAGGAGATCCTCGGCCATATCGCCCGGGGGCTCAGCAACAAGATGATCGCCCGGGAGCTGGACGTGACCGAGGGCACGATCAAGGTGCACGTCAAGAATCTGCTGAAAAAGCTCGGGTTGCGGTCACGCGTGGAGGCCGCAGTGTGGGCGGTGAATCGGGGGGCGGGATAA